A stretch of Ipomoea triloba cultivar NCNSP0323 chromosome 13, ASM357664v1 DNA encodes these proteins:
- the LOC116001286 gene encoding uncharacterized protein LOC116001286: MASQDSMMKKLDAKIDKVAQSSQASIHNLEVQVGQLAKLVTEKYRGKFPSATEINPREGAMAITLRSGKMLNEVLKEKEPLRIEKESDKEGEQLPKESSSDQNPISSIVKPYVPPIPYPQRLQKRNQDNNFKRFLEVFKKLQINIPFAEALANMPSYAKYIKEIVSNKKKLEEFATMHLNEECSAILQSKLPPKLMDPGCFSIPCTIGNTVVDKCLCDLGASINLMPLTLFKKLGIVEMKPTTISLQLADRSVKYPQGVVEDIFVKVGKFYFLQIF, from the coding sequence ATGGCTAGCCAGGACTCTATGATGAAGAAGCTAGATGCAAAAATTGATAAGGTTGCTCAGTCCAGCCAAGCATCCATTCATAATTTAGAGGTGCAAGTAGGTCAGTTAGCTAAATTGGTTACAGAAAAATATCGAGGTAAGTTTCCTAGTGCCACTGAAATAAACCCTAGGGAAGGAGCTATGGCTATCACTTTGAGAAGTGGTAAGATGTTGAATGaagttttgaaagaaaaagaaccaTTGAGGATTGAAAAAGAGAGTGATAAAGAAGGAGAGCAACTGCCTAAAGAGAGTTCTAGTGATCAAAACCCTATTTCCTCTATAGTAAAACCTTATGTACCCCCCATTCCATATCCACAAAGGCTACAAAAGAGGAACCAGGACAAcaactttaaaagatttttagaggtttttaaaaaattgcaaattAATATTCCTTTTGCAGAAGCACTTGCCAATATGCCATCTTATGCCAAGTATATTAAGGAAATTGTGTCTAATAAAAAGAAACTGGAAGAGTTTGCTACTATGCATCTAAATGAGGAGTGTAGTGCTATTTTACAAAGCAAATTACCTCCTAAGCTAATGGATCCAGGATGTTTTTCTATTCCTTGCACTATTGGAAATACTGTTGTTGATAAATGCTTATGTGATTTAGGTGCCAGTATAAACCTTATGCCTTTAACTCTTTTTAAGAAGTTGGGAATAGTTGAAATGAAGCCAACTACAATCTCTCTTCAACTTGCTGATAGATCAGTCAAGTACCCGCAGGGAGTAGTGGAGGATATCTTTGTAAAAGTTGGTAAATTCTATTTCCTGCAGATTTTCTGA
- the LOC116001288 gene encoding uncharacterized protein LOC116001288 codes for MAENNRAGQQDERIPPIVPPPQNQAAQPRLRDIQRPVIAVNPCCIQLSDAARNYELKSFHLNMLPTFNGLGSEDALGFMRELYSTSHRNHLMKRQITWDLIWGGNHQEMIHFPIHIIQVGEITLTSHGEIKVMQGQWDHLDFSNKGHQDLNISNTDPSSSHLHHNNLNFLLRRKRLN; via the exons ATGGCTGAAAACAACAGAGCGGGTCAACAGGATGAACGCATACCACCAATAGTTCCACCTCCGCAAAATCAAGCAGCCCAACCACGTCTTCGAGACATCCAAAGACCGGTAATAGCTGTTAACCCCTGTTGCATTCAATTATCTGATGCAGCTAGGAATTATGAACTCAAGAGTTTCCATCTGAATATGCTTCCTACCTTTAATGGTTTGGGAAGTGAGGATGCTTTGGGTTTCATGCGAGAGCTTTATAGTACG AGCCATCGCAACCATCTTATGAAGAGGCAAATTACATGGGATCTAATATGGGGAGGCAACCACCAAGAAATGATCCATTTTCCCATACATATAATCCAGGTTGGCGAAATCACCCTAACTTCTCATGGAGAGATCAAGGTAATGCAAGGCCAATGGGACCACTTGGATTTCAGCAACAAGGGCCATCAGGATCTCAACATCAGCAATACAGACCCTTCCAGCAGCCACCTGCACCACAACAACCTCAACTTCTTGCTTAGGAGAAAACGCCTCAACTAG